One window from the genome of Dehalococcoidia bacterium encodes:
- a CDS encoding ABC transporter permease, with protein sequence MVGEAKTAAAQAESLPREMRRRGARASLLTPSRLLGLARRKPLGAAALVLLVVIWALCLLAPLIAPYGYDQLFTAPRLMAPSSAHIFGTDESGRDVFSRLLFAGRLSLTLSLATTVFGVALAVLFGVVSGYAAGWFDLVFQRITDAAQALPVLVILLVLAALYQGSRVVIVTAVALLFAPAAGRLFRSATLALRDQPFVEAARVTGASPLRIVITHVMPNLYPLIIVFATAYVGANILLLAVLSFLGFINGDYPDWGSMLNLSAATYMVTAPWLVLAPGIAITLAVLAYNLLGDSLRDILDPRLRGS encoded by the coding sequence ATGGTTGGCGAGGCCAAGACCGCGGCGGCCCAGGCCGAGAGTCTCCCGCGGGAGATGCGCCGGAGGGGCGCGCGGGCGAGCCTGCTGACGCCGTCGCGGTTGCTTGGCCTGGCGCGGCGCAAGCCGCTCGGCGCCGCCGCGCTGGTGCTGCTCGTGGTGATCTGGGCGCTCTGCCTGCTGGCGCCGCTGATCGCGCCTTACGGCTACGACCAGCTCTTCACCGCGCCGCGACTGATGGCGCCGTCGTCCGCGCACATCTTCGGCACGGACGAATCCGGGCGAGACGTGTTCAGCCGCCTGTTGTTCGCGGGGCGCTTGAGCCTGACGCTCAGCCTGGCGACGACGGTGTTCGGCGTGGCGCTGGCGGTGCTGTTCGGCGTTGTCTCCGGGTACGCCGCGGGCTGGTTCGATCTGGTCTTCCAGCGCATCACCGACGCCGCCCAGGCGCTGCCGGTGCTGGTGATCCTGCTGGTGCTGGCGGCGCTGTACCAGGGCAGCCGCGTGGTGATCGTGACGGCCGTGGCGCTGCTCTTCGCGCCCGCGGCCGGGCGGCTGTTCCGCTCGGCCACGCTGGCGCTGCGCGACCAGCCCTTCGTGGAGGCGGCGCGCGTGACCGGCGCCTCGCCGCTGCGCATCGTAATCACGCATGTGATGCCGAATCTCTACCCGCTGATCATCGTCTTCGCCACCGCCTACGTCGGCGCCAATATCCTCTTGCTGGCCGTGCTCAGCTTCCTCGGCTTCATCAACGGCGATTACCCCGACTGGGGTTCGATGCTCAACCTCTCGGCCGCCACCTATATGGTCACGGCGCCCTGGCTGGTGCTGGCGCCGGGTATCGCCATCACCCTTGCCGTGCTCGCCTACAACCTGCTCGGGGATTCACTGCGCGATATCCTCGACCCCCGTCTGCGCGGTTCGTAG